ATTAAACTCGTGGTTTccgaaataaaatcttttcctTCCTATCTACTCTGTACCAAAAACACAACCACAGAGTAGGTATACAATACTTCCAGAGACATCACAACTATCTCACTAAATATTGCTGTGTCTAACCAGATGGACTATCGCGGACCTTCACTtgtatacctacataagtatatagaaTCAGGACAAAGTCCGCGCGGCAATTTAGGATTTTTGATTGTCGTCCTACGTCAATCCGATGTCAAGTTACATGAACTCTACGCCttggtaatagcggcgagtttgcaatgaacgTGTAGATTTCGTTATCAATATGaacctttttaaaaaaatttgtccGTACATTTAATTTGCTAAATACCTATATGACGGCTTGCCAATAAAGTAAGTTGAGATAAAGTAAGTGACATGTGAGCGATATTTCTATGtgatttatgttaaatttaatgtaactgAAATGTTTACTTACTTCATGTATCTTTAACTTAAACGCATTTCACTTTTCACTTAACAACAAACACCATATTTCAAGTCACAATAGTTAAGTTATTTaagcaatttaatttatatgaaatcaCCATTATAACAAATGATAAAGTTTATAAACAAGACTTCACTGTTTAGTGAATGTTCTTATCATTATCCAATCTTAGCACTGTCTGCAATTTCAAAtgtttaaactattatttttaagttatgagacaaattattaaaagtttgaagtaattataaaatgtgtatCAAGAGAAGtgattaaaaaatcatatttagatataaattataagacTCGACCACAATTATTCAAATGCTGTTTTAAAAATCGCAATTACTGGCCGCGCACATAAAAAacagaaagaaaaacattcaGAATTAAAAAGTTGATCCGGCTAATTCGATAACGgcctataaataaaaccgtCGCGCGCGCAGTAAGTTTGTAAACTGGAGGTTTGAATCACATAGCGCGATTTCGAAACTTGCAAGGTCTGTATATTCTTGAATCTTGACCGGGCGGTGTGCTAACGTAATACACTGACAAATTCCGATGCACATCTCGCACACTGATTGCCTATATTAACGtcgaatgtttattttatccgGGTTATAGAAGGCGTGTTGGCCCGATGGATTTTGTTTGCAAAAATCAGGAATTTCAAACCTTGGGGTTACCTTGACTCGAGTTTGATCATATCCTTTGTTTGTGTTGTGAAATTGGTCTGAGGCGTAAGGTCATGACGACAAGTGGGCTACGGTACAGCAAGTGGGAAGGTAATCAGATGTTGAGTCATACTATTAGTTTCGTTTTCGAAACTATTtgtttaaacttaattatttgcGTGGTAGTAGTGTTATTTATAGATGGACTTTTGATGTGAGTGGTATAAAGCAAGTTCAGGATAGGAAACTAAATTGGctttattagtaatttatcCAATTTGTATGCATCTCTGTTGGGTGTAAATGAGCTGCTGGGAACGAAAAGGTATAAAATAGACGTAAACGACATAACATAACGACAAAATCGGTTTAAATTTTCACACAGGCAGAGTTAATATAAGATAAActgtattttgaaattaaacatttatttatttcaacaatataacattgtacataaaatatcagTCTTAATCCGGACAAGATTAATTTACTAGGTATTTACAATAGGTACGACAATTTGTAGATtagatatgtatgtatgtttattccACTATATTTTTCTCCTATATTTAGAATACGTTTCATTCCAGAAGAGAATCACTTCAGAGTACCAAAGAGGTTCGGTAGAAAACTGTTTGTCTATGACCAGTAGTTTAGGGTCTTCCTTCGCTGTTGGTTTCCACTTCATCGGCAGCAGTGACGTCATTTCCGGTGTCGGatcactaaaaataaaagaaagctggtactaattttatttattatagttaaagCAATTTCATGTAGTTCAATCTAAGCGTGATTTGGTCTGGCCATGAACACTATTTTGGGAGGATCCTTATCGATTGTGTTTTATCATAATTGGTTTCAGATCTGGCATTACTTTAACAAGTATAATAGCAGTCGTATATACGAATGATATAAACAATCAGtttgcaggttttctcacaatataactaaataaaacaaacttccATTTACCTCAATCAATTGTTGCATAAATGAATCATAACTCATATGACTCATTTTTACTCCAACCAGTTGgagtaaaaatctttattattaatttatgattaaaattagatataaaaggtttattttatacacctTACCAAAATGATAGTCAatttatttggttattttCAGTCTTTTACCATGGCACTAACGATAATGCAAGAAGTGCCATAGTTGTGGAGTACGTACTAATTCCATTACTGTAGCATTACCCATTTATGTCAGAAATGCCATGTTTAAAAGTTATTGGTCCTAATCCTGAACCGGTATTCGCTTATAACTATTATAAGAAAAGCTATAATTCGATTAATTATCAATAATCTATATAGTTTCTCTAGCTCACCTGTATCTTGCAAAGTTAGTCCACATTGTAGCCATTTGTTTGATGATAGACTTCTCAACGAAGGCGGTGACTAGAGGCAATTTGAGTctaaacatataaaacaacTCATCTGCGTGTGTGGCACCTGGTGACGATGGGTACCCAAATAACATCTTAGCTACATTCATCCAACCATCGTAAGAAAACTTGTAAGAAAATACTGGGTTTTCAGATGTTTTCAAAAAAAGTTCAGTGGTAAATATAACAGGATAACTAACACTCGAATCGCCTTgataaaaggaaaattttggCATTGTATCTTTTGTTACTTCATCACTAcccaaataatattctttaaatcTATTTGCAGTCTTCACTTTTTCCTCGTCATTAGGGAATTCTAGGTCTCTTGGCAAGCTGTCGTAACAGTTCATGTTTTCTATCATTGTATCGTTTTCTCTTCCACTGAACATATAGCCTTCTGCGTTATTATGGCCTATTATCACTGGaactttattatatctacCACTAATAACTAAATTGTAAGGAGTATCAGGCAAGAATTGCTCCACATCATCAAATTTCTTCTCAACACAAGgaacgaaaatattttcagataataacatatttccTTTTGTTCTAGGTACACGAGTTGACAATAATTTCTCCACTGGCAGATCTTTGaacaaattgtataattcAATAGGATtgattgtatgaaaattcatTTGTGCTGCGAGTAGGCTGGCTGTTTTTAATGGATCCATTTGCAAACTCCAATGTGAAATTGCTGATCCACTCTGTAAGATCGCTTTGTTGAACAACCCTTTAGACAGAGGTGACACCATATGATACATAACTGAAGCAGCACCAGCACTTTCCCCAAAAATCGTGATATTATCCGGATCTCCACCAAATACTCTGATATTCCTCTTAACCCACTTAAGAGCTTCAACTTGGTCTTTCAAGCCAACATTACCAGGCGCTTCTTTAATGCCTAAGCATAGAAAACCTAATATTTCAAGTCTATAATTGAAGGTGACTAGTACGACTCCACGTTCAACTAAATACTCTGCTCCGTAGATGAAAGGAGATCCAGATCCGTCCCTGAATCCTCCTCCGTGAATGAAGACCATAACAGGATAAAGTGTCTCAGATTTTCGTAATGGTGTGTAGATGTTCATAGTGAGACAATCTTCTCGGCCTTTGACGGAGTCTTTAGAAAATCTTTGTGTACACCTGATGTGTTCATTGACAGCTTCGAAGGTATCTTCCCATATTGGTGGTGGATCTGGACTCTGGAAACAAGTAAACATCTATTGAGATCACATTgtccataataaaacttaccaAGCAGTTTTTCACTATTTTTCCACTTCAACTATGactatattttgatttattattcacATTAGTTATGCAGGTAACAGAAATGATATCAGTAGTTTGCGGTCAGTAAAGTGGACAGCCATTATATGTACATTAGCGACATTTTGTGAGGATTTACAGCAAATTGATGTTATTACTGGCTGAGACAGAACATACCTTGTTTACCTGAGGTTTGTGAATCGTATGTATAGTTTATAATGTGCTGACGGTTATATTATTGTCAgtgttttttctaataatctttttttctaataaactaataatcttaaaagaaatctctctctctctcgtttGAACGTTTTTCCCGTTTCTGTCACCGCCCTAGAGTGTCGGAGCTCTCAAAATGTTGACATCAAACGATGAAAAAACGGCATGAATTGGAGCAGATGAATTATTGTGATTACAATACAACAACACAAAATCCTTgcacataaaacaaaacataggCACAGTTACAaagttgtaaattaatttatatgagtAAAGGCGTAAAGGGCAGTCTTTTTGCCGTGAGCATTTTCTTCTAGGCAACATTTAGAGCGTGAAAAATAAGGTACATAGTCTACCTGAAATCTGTGTCGTACAGCAGCATAAGGGATCCCGTAGTACACTTCATGAGAGCCGTCGTTGGCTACGGAGCCGCGCAACCAACCCGACTTGATCCGAACGGGAGCCGACGGCTGCCGAACTAGCCGAGCGGCCCATAATGACCATAGCACCAGCCACTTGTAACCCATGGGTGTGCCATTCACtggaaaaggaaaaaaatagaagataattttccatcttgacctgggGATTCTTGAcaggggatcgaatccgggaccttaAGTGTTAAATCTACCTGTACCATTGCAGAACCTAAGCAACTGCTACAGTGTTACGTGTATGTCTTTAAGATCATCCTCAGATCTAGATCTCAGTATCTGAGCCCATGATCTATCTTCTGACTGCAGcatctgtattatttttatgtaactatCCTATATTCTTTATTGTTACTACAACATATAAACTTTAGCCTTGTTGTTGTGAGGCTAATTAGATAGGTACAAATCTGAAATTTTCTTTAGTTGCGAGTCTTGTGAAGCAATTCACTGACTCGACTgaccttttaaaatatattctttcatTGTGAGCTGAATTGGacacatttttgtttctttttgaattgaatacaatacaaataaaaggtttttttttatacaggCCTATTCTTCTTTGGTTATTTAATGTCACTTCTTGTAGTTTAACTTCATAAAgcttctttttttttggtttctaATGAAGGGTCCCTTTCCGTCCCTTTGCATAggtgttataataaataaatatataaataaatatattaggacaaatcacacagattgagctagccccaaagtaagttcgagacttgtgttatgggatactaactcaacgatactatattttataacaaatacatatatagataaacatccaagacccgggccaatcagaaaaagatcattttccatcatgacccgaccggggatcgaacccgggacctctcggttcagtcgctagaaccttaccactgcgccaccgaggtcgtcgtgtTATCTAAATAGAATTACATTGGACAACATATAGTGAATAATATGTCCCttcactatttatatttatttgtatgtgaTGATGTCCGACCGATTTCGGCTACGACAAGAACTTTAACGATTATTACCCCGCTAGTGTGCTCGTATTGggcttatttattatttatttatgtcaaaatcaaaatcaaatcatttattcagaaattagcccttcacaggcactttttaacgtcatattcaaaattaaatgatatttaccaaagctacaaactgctagcgtttcggaacgaccactgctgagaggaaatgccgaaagaaactcattcaaacagtgttggtccctattatggcagaagggcttaccatttttcaaatataaatttatgtataattttttatcagtaacagtatatggtcaaaaggtacgctgaaacatattatgattgtgatcaagtgctgatgaaaggaaatatatatacatataattaaccaaacaaacaaaacttttaataaaagatcgagatgaccagttccccccggcagcacccgttcacgagttgacgcgtgagtcagccatcgcgaagcttaaccacaatagagggaacctcccgacccgatccacgacgccgctaccggtttgaccatttgagtgtgcatgacatactcgatctccataatctaacataatagatacctatgttactttcagacacttgaagatcacaaatcacgtatatgttttacaagtaaatgtctGTAAAGAATGAAAAGGTTATATAGGTAATAGTGTAATAGGAACTAagcacaatatattttaggaTTTTGCATTATCTCGATGatgttgtgttattttataataataaacctttACGCCGACAGCATTACTGTCGCGTGCATGTTATCATTAAACCAGTTACAGTCTGATGTTGCTAGGATAGTATACTTATAACATTCTTGATTCTATGCACGCACACGCATACCGGAGTTCTGTGGGCTACTGAAGTATATTTACCGGTTTTTGCTTACCTTTcttcatatacatttttaactttacGTAAACttcttgtttaaaaaaaatcacttgtGTTTGTCCACTATACTTATACTCCAAAACTTAACCGATGTCGATGTAATTTTGCTTATTGTGTATGGAGTTTGTTctaacttgaaaaataaatagtatagtttttataatttcggGGACTTCTGATCAACATTTATCATGCAATTATAACAGGATTCATGagttataaattaacttttactgAAATAACAAAGCTggatcttaaatatataaaaatatgtacataaaaacttgtggtttaaaattttaaatcattgttACCTTGTCGATATCCAAGTAAGAAGTCGCACTACAATCCTTGATCAACAACACAATGTCGGTTCACAGATAAGGTATTCAATCGTAACGTAATGTACTATCGTTAAATTAATCgataataacatatacaacaatacaaaaacaaaacgcgCGCGCCGCTGCCATGCGGTGGACTGCGAGTGAAGCCGGCTTTCTTGGCCTGTAGACTGGACTTCGGATGGTGacggaaatatatattttgaatactaattaatattcattattaattgcGTCTCCGCCACATTTCATTTATCCTTCGGGAAcgcgttttttttaatgattagcCATAATCGCGCTGTAAACTTTATCTTGAAATGATACGTGGTTTGATAATATGATGGAAAAAAGCAGAATGGTGAGGTTATAATATGgtgatgtattttttatctcgagAATTTCATAGGTcctagttttttatttatatagtccCACAGTTAGTATGCAAGAATATGGACAAGATCACGATTTAGTcatatactatacatacttattaattttatatatatataaacttgttAATAGTTTAGTTCATATTAATTAGTTAGAAAAGCTGTTAGTTtctcaaacaataaaataaataaataaatagtcaaaTCAATCATCAATGGACATAACATTCTTCGACCAACCGTAACACAAGTAGAAATAGTAGAAAAGATGATACCAGCTTGTTCTCACGACAATGTCATTGTGCAGTGCACTGCACGTGCAGTCGTGGTCGCATCGAGCGTGGAATTGCACCTTAATATTGCACTTGTTACATCACCGGTGTTACACAATATTCCGGATTGAGGTTACAAGTAATAACAATACATGGCATTAAACGAGCCATGTCTACacgaggtagacagagcctTGCGGACTCCTCGGCTTCCGATAGTGGCGGTCAAACGAccttttcaaattttcaccTTTTGCAATTATCAAGCGACTTTGCAATTATTACCTtagagattaaaaaaattgttcgattgtaatgtaatgtaacgAAATTTAAGTACgtcaattaaaactaatacaaGCTAGATACATGTACAACGGTGGATTTATCCCTTgcagggatctcttacagtcaacattatagttttactagcggcccgccccggatTTACTCGGGcaaaaccataacaaaaaagCCTAtatcactcctgaaggtttcgtctatatctgtgccaaattttaccaaaatcGGCCTAAactattcattacaaacaaagaaacaaaaatacaaacatttgccctttattagtatggaaatcCATATGATTAACATTTATTCATGCTgatctgtatgtatgttagtttttactttattaattgtagTAAGAAATTCATACATTTCTTGTGTTAGCGTGCTTCTATCTTCAGGTCTGTCGGCTAACGCCTTTGCTCACAgcgaatttataaatactactTACTGAAtacgaaattaataattataaatgttcaTTTATTCTCAGCCACAaccattacaattattttacagctaacaacaataaatacagGAATTTGGAGAACTTGATGCCCAAGCTAGGTTATAATCAGTCTCTAAGATCCATCGAAATTGGAGTAAGTATTAAATTGAGCTATTTCAAAGTTTGACCAACAAGAAAGCCGAACAGCGCCTTGGTTATAAGTTGGTATTGATGATTCACACGCCATTGACTCCGGAACGCTTATTATTTCCCTTCGGATCCCCAATCCGGCGAAATAGTGGAATAATAACCCCAGACCGAAGTTCTCGCACCCACGCTATCTCGATGATATCTTGTCAGGGTGGACGTAGTTTTATGAACAAGTTTTAGGTACTAGCATTGTACAATCGAATTTATGGGTAAATTACAACTATTGGATAGAATTACCcccgaaatataaaatagaataaaatataaaacgatttttgtttgaaataaaagaaaatatagcaGTCGCATactcgaaaataaaattatatgcgcAAAAATCGGCttggaagaaattgcttacAGCGTTATCGCTTTCTGCTTTTTTTTGCATGTAACCTTTCGtacaattataatacaagCAAAGAATATGTAAGTGTTGAGTTGAATTCATTCCCTATAGTTATTTTCCAAAGGCTACTATTGTTAATACAAATAAGAgaatctattaaaatttatacgtataaaatgttgaatgGATTTAAATTTACGTACGCTAGCGAAAAATCGAAAATCTTAATTCTGAATTAGTGCATTGAGGTTCCGGTTATGAGTGGGTGCGGCATATGCCGAACTATCTGAGGGCCTCTTCGCAAACTTGGGCCCTCGAGGCCCCTAATTATGGAAATGCATCGGGTCAATGGGCGGGGAACTTTGCAAATGGTGATAGTTTCGGGAGGCAGGATATTACGTGCAGACCGGCGCGTTTCGGTACCTATTACATTTGGTTAAATGCGCATGCTTACTTTGATACGAATGTTTAGAATATCATTTCTGATTTGATAGTTAAGACGCTCTCGTGAAACTTTGCGGAGGTCGAAGCTGCAGGCATTTCAAATTACTTTGAATGGTTTCACCATAACTTTTCATTTAAGTATTTGGTTCTAAACAGCTTCAAAGTCTgtcttaaaatgttaatacttaacttaaattagaaatatataagtaatcaTAAAAAACGTAAAAGAGCAAGAATTATctattagaaattatatttagtctaggtttttattattattaggtcatgtaaatgtttataatttattttttccatgttTTTCATTGTCTCTTACTTCATATTTACGAGTGTAACTATACTGTGATTACATAATTACAGTCATCACTAGGTACAAAGTA
This genomic interval from Plodia interpunctella isolate USDA-ARS_2022_Savannah chromosome 18, ilPloInte3.2, whole genome shotgun sequence contains the following:
- the LOC128677545 gene encoding esterase FE4, translated to MGYKWLVLWSLWAARLVRQPSAPVRIKSGWLRGSVANDGSHEVYYGIPYAAVRHRFQSPDPPPIWEDTFEAVNEHIRCTQRFSKDSVKGREDCLTMNIYTPLRKSETLYPVMVFIHGGGFRDGSGSPFIYGAEYLVERGVVLVTFNYRLEILGFLCLGIKEAPGNVGLKDQVEALKWVKRNIRVFGGDPDNITIFGESAGAASVMYHMVSPLSKGLFNKAILQSGSAISHWSLQMDPLKTASLLAAQMNFHTINPIELYNLFKDLPVEKLLSTRVPRTKGNMLLSENIFVPCVEKKFDDVEQFLPDTPYNLVISGRYNKVPVIIGHNNAEGYMFSGRENDTMIENMNCYDSLPRDLEFPNDEEKVKTANRFKEYYLGSDEVTKDTMPKFSFYQGDSSVSYPVIFTTELFLKTSENPVFSYKFSYDGWMNVAKMLFGYPSSPGATHADELFYMFRLKLPLVTAFVEKSIIKQMATMWTNFARYSDPTPEMTSLLPMKWKPTAKEDPKLLVIDKQFSTEPLWYSEVILFWNETYSKYRRKI